One window of Trifolium pratense cultivar HEN17-A07 linkage group LG5, ARS_RC_1.1, whole genome shotgun sequence genomic DNA carries:
- the LOC123884235 gene encoding ribosomal RNA small subunit methyltransferase, producing the protein MAGGKIKKEKGKPSQHTPYQGGITFHKSKGQHILKNPLLVDTIVQKSGIKPTDVILEIGPGTGNLTKKLLDAGKKVIAVEIDPRMVLELQKRFQGTPSSRLMVIQGDVLKTELPYFDICVANIPYQISSPLTFKLLNHQPAFRCAIIMFQREFAMRLVAQPGDKLYCRLTVNTQLHARISHLLKVGRNNFRPPPKVDSSVVRIEPRKPRIEVKQKEWDGFLRICFNRKNKTLGAIFRQKNVISMLEKNYKTVQALKISQEGSLNEADTKMDFSNIADFIDDQGMEVDDDGVDDDEDEMDVEDGGADEVQSEFKDKVLGVLKEGDFEEKRSSKLSLQEFLYLLSLFNKAGIHFT; encoded by the exons ATGGCAGGAGGAAAGATAAAGAAGGAAAAGGGAAAACCTTCACAACACACACCATACCAAGGTGGAATTACCTTTCACAAATCTAAAGGTCAACATATTCTTAAAAATCCATTACTTGTTGATACTATAGTTCAGAAATCTGGAATTAAACCTACTGATGTTATTCTTGAAATTGGTCCTGGTACTGGTAACTTGACAAAGAAACTTTTGGATGCTGGTAAGAAAGTTATTGCTGTTGAAATTGATCCTCGTATGGTTCTTGAGCTTCAAAAACGGTTTCAAGGAACACCCTCTAGTCGCCTCATG GTTATCCAAGGTGATGTGCTGAAGACTGAACTTCCTTATTTTGACATATGCGTGGCAAATATTCCGTATCAAATATCTTCTCCTCTCACATTCAAGTTACTCAACCACCAACCTGCATTTAGGTGTGCAATCATAATGTTCCAGAGAGAATTTGCCATGAGATTGGTTGCTCAGCCAGGTGACAAACTCTATTGCCGTCTTACAGTGAACACTCAACTCCATGCTCGAATCTCACATCTCCTTAAAGTTGGAagaaacaatttcaggccaccACCAAAGGTTGATTCCTCTGTGGTACGCATTGAGCCTAGAAAGCCTCGTATCGAAGTTAAGCAAAAGGAGTGGGATGGATTTTTAAGGATTTGTTTTAACAGAAAGAACAAAACACTTGGGGCAATATTCAGGCAAAAGAATGTGATATCTATGCTTGAAAAGAATTACAAGACTGTGCAGGCACTGAAAATCTCGCAAGAAGGTTCATTGAATGAAGCAGACACTAAAATGGACTTCTCTAATATCGCTGATTTTATTGACGATCAAGGAATGGAGGTGGATGATGATGGAGTagatgatgatgaggatgaaATGGATGTTGAGGATGGAGGTGCAGATGAGGTGCAATCTGAATTCAAAGACAAGGTTTTAGGTGTTCTGAAAGAAGGAGATTTTGAAGAGAAGAGATCGTCCAAACTCTCCTTGCAGGAGTTTCTATACCTTCTTTCTCTATTTAACAAAGCTGGCATACACTTCAcctga
- the LOC123884236 gene encoding casein kinase 1-like protein 3 isoform X2, which produces MDRIIGDKFKLGRKIGSGSFGEIYLATHIDTFEIVAVKIETGKTKHPQLLYEAKLYNILQGGSGIPSIRWSGVDGEDNVLVMDLLGPSLEDLFVYCGRKFSLKTVLMLADQMMTRIEYVHSKGFLHRDIKPDNFLMGLGRKANLVYVIDFGLAKRYRDSTTNRHIPYRENKNLTGTARYASCNTHLGIEQSRRDDLESLGYVLLYFLRGSLPWQNLKAATKKQKYDKICEKKVSTPIEVLCKSHPVEFASYFHYCHSLTFDQRPDYGFLRRLFRELFAREGYKFDYVFDWTILKYQQSQKSRAQPHISPIPVATNNRAMAMDIDNQQGDVSAEQIKSDNATTSGVKFQFKSSAGKNLASENPLGKNIFGETTIPSTSYSFEASRRNSLKPAPSTEAVNHRHGQGSSKIGPSSSRMNVLHISSAK; this is translated from the exons ATGGATCGCATCATCGGTGACAAGTTCAAATTAGGTCGTAAGATCGGAAGTGGATCCTTCGGTGAAATCTACCTCg cTACTCATATTGATACTTTCGAGATCGTTGCTGTTAAGATC gaGACTGGTAAAACGAAGCATCCACAATTGCTTTATGAAGCTAAGCTCTATAATATTCTACAAGGAGGAA GTGGCATCCCAAGCATAAGATGGAGTGGTGTAGATGGGGAAGACAATGTGCTTGTTATGGATTTGTTGGGGCCTAGTCTTGAGGATCTTTTTgtatactgtggaagaaagttcTCACTCAAAACTGTCTTGATGTTGGCTGATCAAATG ATGACCAGAATAGAGTATGTGCATTCTAAAGGATTCCTACATAGGGATATAAAACCGGATAACTTTCTCATGGGACTTGGTCGGAAGGCAAACCTG GTCTATGTAATTGATTTTGGGCTTGCAAAACGTTATCGGGACTCCACAACCAATCGCCACATCCCCTACAG GGAGAACAAAAACTTAACAGGGACTGCACGATATGCAAGCTGCAATACTCATCTTGGGATTG AGCAAAGCCGGCGGGATGATTTGGAGTCGTTGGGGTATGTGCTTTTGTACTTCCTCAGAGGAAG CCTTCCTTGGCAAAACCTAAAGGCTGCGACGAAGaagcaaaaatatgataaaatatgtGAAAAGAAAGTATCAACTCCTATTGAG GTTTTATGCAAATCTCACCCTGTAGAGTTTGCTTCATACTTTCATTACTGTCATTCTTTGACCTTTGATCAGCGACCTGATTATGGATTCTTGAGGCGCTTATTTCGAGAGTTATTTGCTCGAGAAG GTTACAAATTTGATTATGTATTTGATTGGACAATTTTGAAGTACCAACAGTCACAAAAGAGTAGAGCCCAGCCTCACATATCC CCGATTCCTGTAGCGACCAACAATCGGGCAATGGCCATGGATATTGATAACCAACAAG GGGATGTCTCAGCAGAGCAAATTAAATCAGACAATGCCACTACTTCTGGTGTTAAGTTTCAATTTAAATCATCTGCGGGTAAAAATTTGGCTTCTGAAAATCCTCTTGGCAAGAAT atTTTTGGTGAAACAACTATCCCTTCTACCTCATACTCTTTCGAAGCATCAAGAAGGAACTCCTTGAAGCCTGCCCCGTCCACTGAAGCAGTGAACCATAGACATGGCCAAGGGAGCAGTAAAATTGGTCCTTCAAGTAGTCGGATGAATGTTCTGCACATAAGTTCTGCTAAATGA
- the LOC123884236 gene encoding casein kinase 1-like protein 3 isoform X1, translating to MDRIIGDKFKLGRKIGSGSFGEIYLATHIDTFEIVAVKIETGKTKHPQLLYEAKLYNILQGGMFDAGGIPSIRWSGVDGEDNVLVMDLLGPSLEDLFVYCGRKFSLKTVLMLADQMMTRIEYVHSKGFLHRDIKPDNFLMGLGRKANLVYVIDFGLAKRYRDSTTNRHIPYRENKNLTGTARYASCNTHLGIEQSRRDDLESLGYVLLYFLRGSLPWQNLKAATKKQKYDKICEKKVSTPIEVLCKSHPVEFASYFHYCHSLTFDQRPDYGFLRRLFRELFAREGYKFDYVFDWTILKYQQSQKSRAQPHISPIPVATNNRAMAMDIDNQQGDVSAEQIKSDNATTSGVKFQFKSSAGKNLASENPLGKNIFGETTIPSTSYSFEASRRNSLKPAPSTEAVNHRHGQGSSKIGPSSSRMNVLHISSAK from the exons ATGGATCGCATCATCGGTGACAAGTTCAAATTAGGTCGTAAGATCGGAAGTGGATCCTTCGGTGAAATCTACCTCg cTACTCATATTGATACTTTCGAGATCGTTGCTGTTAAGATC gaGACTGGTAAAACGAAGCATCCACAATTGCTTTATGAAGCTAAGCTCTATAATATTCTACAAGGAGGAA TGTTTGATGCAGGTGGCATCCCAAGCATAAGATGGAGTGGTGTAGATGGGGAAGACAATGTGCTTGTTATGGATTTGTTGGGGCCTAGTCTTGAGGATCTTTTTgtatactgtggaagaaagttcTCACTCAAAACTGTCTTGATGTTGGCTGATCAAATG ATGACCAGAATAGAGTATGTGCATTCTAAAGGATTCCTACATAGGGATATAAAACCGGATAACTTTCTCATGGGACTTGGTCGGAAGGCAAACCTG GTCTATGTAATTGATTTTGGGCTTGCAAAACGTTATCGGGACTCCACAACCAATCGCCACATCCCCTACAG GGAGAACAAAAACTTAACAGGGACTGCACGATATGCAAGCTGCAATACTCATCTTGGGATTG AGCAAAGCCGGCGGGATGATTTGGAGTCGTTGGGGTATGTGCTTTTGTACTTCCTCAGAGGAAG CCTTCCTTGGCAAAACCTAAAGGCTGCGACGAAGaagcaaaaatatgataaaatatgtGAAAAGAAAGTATCAACTCCTATTGAG GTTTTATGCAAATCTCACCCTGTAGAGTTTGCTTCATACTTTCATTACTGTCATTCTTTGACCTTTGATCAGCGACCTGATTATGGATTCTTGAGGCGCTTATTTCGAGAGTTATTTGCTCGAGAAG GTTACAAATTTGATTATGTATTTGATTGGACAATTTTGAAGTACCAACAGTCACAAAAGAGTAGAGCCCAGCCTCACATATCC CCGATTCCTGTAGCGACCAACAATCGGGCAATGGCCATGGATATTGATAACCAACAAG GGGATGTCTCAGCAGAGCAAATTAAATCAGACAATGCCACTACTTCTGGTGTTAAGTTTCAATTTAAATCATCTGCGGGTAAAAATTTGGCTTCTGAAAATCCTCTTGGCAAGAAT atTTTTGGTGAAACAACTATCCCTTCTACCTCATACTCTTTCGAAGCATCAAGAAGGAACTCCTTGAAGCCTGCCCCGTCCACTGAAGCAGTGAACCATAGACATGGCCAAGGGAGCAGTAAAATTGGTCCTTCAAGTAGTCGGATGAATGTTCTGCACATAAGTTCTGCTAAATGA